One region of Clavibacter michiganensis subsp. tessellarius genomic DNA includes:
- a CDS encoding hydantoinase/oxoprolinase N-terminal domain-containing protein, with the protein MRIGIDVGGTNTDAVLMDGDRVVVGIKSSTSEDVTSGIVGALAELDRQHPFDPAAIDAVMIGTTHFINALVEARRLAPTAAVRLALPATASLPPFVDWPRELVDAVRGTGYLAHGGHEFDGRVIAPLDHDELKRHAADIARRGLRSVAISSVFAPVNSEFEVEAAAVLAAELGPDVAISLSHEIGRIGLLERENATIINASLRELADGIVGGLEQAVRGHGITAPLYLSQNDGTLMGADFARRYPVATFASGPTNSMRGAALLSGLDTCAVVDIGGTTSDVGVLAGGFPREATTEISVAGIRTNFRMPDVLSIGIGGGSRVRGDGDLVGPDSVGYELGRRALVFGGDTLTTTDVAVAAGMVDVGDPACVAHLSPQLVRRTLDTIAVRVADVVERMRTSSAPLPVVAVGGGSILLPDELEGLGRITRPADFAVANAVGAAIAQVSGELDRVYSVTEGSRQQALDDARQEAVERAVAAGASPASVEIVDFDELVIPYLPGNAIRIRAKAVGDLDIRKAAHV; encoded by the coding sequence ATGAGGATCGGCATCGACGTCGGCGGCACCAACACGGACGCCGTGCTCATGGACGGCGACCGCGTGGTCGTCGGCATCAAGTCCTCCACCTCCGAGGACGTCACCTCCGGGATCGTCGGCGCGCTCGCGGAGCTCGACCGGCAGCACCCCTTCGACCCGGCCGCGATCGACGCGGTCATGATCGGCACGACCCACTTCATCAACGCGCTCGTCGAGGCGCGGCGGCTCGCGCCCACCGCGGCCGTGCGCCTCGCCCTGCCGGCGACCGCCTCGCTGCCGCCCTTCGTGGACTGGCCGCGGGAGCTGGTCGACGCGGTCCGCGGCACCGGGTACCTCGCGCACGGCGGCCACGAGTTCGACGGCCGGGTCATCGCGCCCCTCGACCACGACGAGCTCAAGCGGCACGCGGCCGACATCGCCCGGCGGGGCCTCCGCTCCGTCGCGATCTCGTCGGTGTTCGCGCCCGTCAACAGCGAGTTCGAGGTGGAGGCCGCGGCCGTCCTCGCGGCGGAGCTCGGACCGGACGTCGCCATCTCTCTCTCGCACGAGATCGGCCGCATCGGCCTGCTGGAGCGCGAGAACGCGACCATCATCAACGCGTCGCTGCGGGAGCTGGCCGACGGCATCGTCGGCGGGCTCGAGCAGGCCGTGCGCGGCCACGGGATCACCGCTCCCCTCTACCTCTCGCAGAACGACGGCACGCTCATGGGCGCCGACTTCGCGCGCCGCTACCCCGTGGCGACCTTCGCGTCCGGACCCACCAACTCGATGCGCGGCGCGGCCCTCCTCTCCGGCCTCGATACGTGCGCGGTCGTCGACATCGGCGGCACCACGAGCGACGTCGGCGTGCTGGCGGGCGGGTTCCCGCGGGAGGCGACGACCGAGATCAGCGTGGCGGGCATCCGCACGAACTTCCGCATGCCGGACGTGCTCTCCATCGGCATCGGCGGCGGATCCCGGGTGCGCGGCGACGGCGACCTGGTCGGCCCCGACTCGGTCGGCTACGAGCTCGGCCGACGCGCGCTCGTCTTCGGCGGCGACACCCTCACGACCACGGACGTCGCGGTCGCGGCCGGCATGGTCGACGTGGGCGATCCCGCGTGCGTGGCGCACCTGTCGCCCCAGCTCGTGCGGCGGACGCTCGACACCATCGCGGTGCGCGTCGCCGACGTCGTGGAGCGCATGCGCACCTCGTCGGCGCCGCTGCCCGTGGTCGCCGTGGGCGGCGGCTCGATCCTGCTGCCCGACGAGCTGGAGGGCCTCGGCCGCATCACCCGGCCGGCCGACTTCGCCGTCGCCAACGCCGTGGGCGCGGCCATCGCCCAGGTCTCCGGCGAGCTCGACCGCGTCTACAGCGTCACCGAGGGGTCGCGCCAGCAGGCCCTCGACGACGCCCGGCAGGAGGCCGTGGAGCGCGCGGTCGCCGCGGGCGCCTCCCCGGCGAGCGTCGAGATCGTGGACTTCGACGAGCTCGTCATCCCCTACCTGCCCGGCAACGCGATCCGCATCCGCGCCAAGGCCGTCGGCGACCTCGACATCAGGAAGGCCGCGCATGTCTGA
- a CDS encoding purine-cytosine permease family protein — MASTAPDDYALARVPQEARYHWFPIATQRVGQLSALSAFVVAATLGFSMSFWDAFWAITIGAVILEVVCVFTGLIGQREGLNTSILSRWTGFGHAGSAVIGLAIGVSLIGWFGIQSGVSASGLHSIMPWLPVWAWSLAFGLIITAVVMLGFHGMQWVANVAVPLFLLLVGWAVVIELQKHDISELVTQPAPGPPMSILAGASIVAGGFIVGALISPDQTRYNRSAIDVVKQTVVSITVGEYLTGLSGVLLAHAVRTADVSAIILSSVGWVGVLVILLGTIKINDWNLYSSGLGIVNFIDTVFGRRVNRALVTVVVGVIGSALAAAGILGQFTAFLTLLGVAFPPIVGIMIAEYFVVRNWRPALDASRTTGALPASAPRWVPVSLGIWLVSALVGYYATFGLGSLNAVITAFVLYAVLGKAGLIRGFGEVVTEAAAQPAPGAATPVAATAGTGATR, encoded by the coding sequence ATGGCATCCACCGCACCCGACGACTACGCGCTCGCGCGGGTCCCGCAGGAGGCGCGCTACCACTGGTTCCCCATCGCGACCCAGCGCGTCGGCCAGCTGTCCGCGCTGAGCGCGTTCGTCGTCGCCGCCACGCTCGGCTTCAGCATGTCGTTCTGGGATGCCTTCTGGGCGATCACCATCGGCGCCGTGATCCTCGAGGTCGTGTGCGTCTTCACCGGCCTCATCGGGCAACGCGAGGGGCTCAACACCTCGATCCTGTCGCGGTGGACGGGATTCGGGCACGCGGGCTCCGCCGTCATCGGCCTGGCCATCGGCGTCAGCCTCATCGGCTGGTTCGGCATCCAGTCGGGCGTCTCCGCCTCCGGGCTGCACTCGATCATGCCGTGGCTCCCGGTGTGGGCCTGGTCGCTCGCGTTCGGCCTGATCATCACGGCCGTCGTGATGCTCGGCTTCCACGGCATGCAGTGGGTCGCGAACGTCGCCGTGCCCCTCTTCCTGCTGCTCGTCGGCTGGGCCGTCGTCATCGAGCTGCAGAAGCACGACATCTCGGAGCTCGTGACGCAGCCGGCACCGGGCCCGCCCATGTCGATCCTCGCGGGCGCGTCGATCGTGGCCGGCGGCTTCATCGTGGGCGCGCTCATCTCGCCGGACCAGACGCGCTACAACCGGTCGGCCATCGACGTGGTGAAGCAGACGGTCGTGAGCATCACGGTCGGCGAGTACCTCACGGGCCTCTCGGGCGTGCTGCTCGCGCACGCGGTGCGCACGGCGGACGTGTCGGCGATCATCCTGTCGTCGGTGGGCTGGGTGGGCGTGCTCGTGATCCTGCTCGGCACGATCAAGATCAACGACTGGAACCTGTACTCGTCGGGCCTCGGCATCGTGAACTTCATCGACACCGTGTTCGGGCGGCGGGTGAACCGGGCGCTCGTCACCGTGGTGGTGGGCGTGATCGGGTCGGCGCTCGCGGCCGCGGGGATCCTCGGCCAGTTCACCGCGTTCCTCACCCTGCTGGGCGTGGCGTTCCCGCCCATCGTCGGGATCATGATCGCCGAGTACTTCGTCGTGAGGAACTGGCGGCCGGCGCTCGACGCGTCCCGCACGACCGGCGCGCTCCCGGCGAGCGCGCCGCGCTGGGTGCCGGTGAGCCTCGGCATCTGGCTGGTCTCGGCCCTCGTCGGCTACTACGCGACCTTCGGGCTCGGCAGCCTCAACGCCGTCATCACGGCATTCGTGCTCTACGCGGTGCTCGGCAAGGCCGGCCTGATCCGCGGGTTCGGCGAGGTCGTCACCGAGGCCGCCGCGCAGCCGGCGCCGGGAGCCGCGACGCCGGTCGCCGCCACGGCCGGGACGGGGGCGACGCGATGA
- a CDS encoding DUF917 domain-containing protein, with the protein MSRDLGADDLPDLVAGLMLLGSGGGGDPRILAAATARQLATAPVRGIGLDDLDPDDLVVPVGYIGSTSVLREKLPSGTELPEAVQALTRWTGTPPAALMPLEMAGVNGLAPLAAASMTGLPLLDADLMGRAFPRIDQSSLVVSGRAISPCAAAEPGGRTLLLDGVSPSEVESLLRLAIAHSSGWAALALPPQRAADLRATAIPGTAERALRLGRALRAADDAATPAGLAQSLGGTLLGHGRVADVVTSPRRGRFDVTTVSVVDERSGAILRLEAENEFVVALADGVPVAAAPDLIAVIAVPGLSMAGAHALLVDAVRPGAKVAVVALEAPAWWTATDARRAAVSPASFGFDAPEVPA; encoded by the coding sequence GTGAGCCGGGACCTGGGAGCGGACGACCTCCCCGACCTCGTCGCCGGGCTGATGCTGCTGGGCTCCGGCGGCGGCGGCGACCCGCGGATCCTGGCGGCGGCCACCGCGCGGCAGCTCGCCACGGCCCCGGTGCGCGGCATCGGGCTCGACGACCTCGACCCGGACGACCTCGTGGTGCCGGTGGGCTACATCGGATCCACGTCGGTGCTCCGCGAGAAGCTGCCGTCCGGCACCGAGCTGCCCGAGGCGGTGCAGGCGCTCACCCGCTGGACGGGCACCCCGCCCGCGGCGCTCATGCCGCTCGAGATGGCGGGCGTCAACGGGCTCGCGCCGCTCGCGGCGGCGTCGATGACCGGCCTCCCGCTCCTCGACGCCGACCTCATGGGGCGCGCGTTCCCCCGCATCGACCAGTCGAGCCTCGTCGTCTCCGGCCGCGCCATCTCGCCGTGCGCCGCCGCCGAGCCGGGCGGACGCACCCTGCTGCTCGACGGCGTCAGCCCCTCGGAGGTGGAGAGCCTGCTGCGGCTCGCGATCGCGCACTCCTCCGGCTGGGCCGCGCTCGCCCTGCCGCCGCAGCGCGCCGCCGACCTCCGCGCGACGGCGATCCCGGGCACCGCCGAGCGGGCCCTGCGGCTCGGGCGTGCCCTGCGCGCGGCGGACGACGCCGCCACGCCTGCCGGCCTCGCCCAGTCGCTGGGCGGCACGCTCCTCGGGCACGGCCGCGTCGCCGACGTCGTCACCTCGCCGCGCCGCGGCCGCTTCGACGTCACGACCGTGAGCGTCGTGGACGAGCGGAGCGGCGCGATCCTCCGGCTCGAGGCCGAGAACGAGTTCGTCGTCGCGCTCGCGGACGGCGTCCCCGTGGCGGCGGCGCCCGACCTCATCGCCGTCATCGCCGTTCCGGGCCTCTCCATGGCGGGCGCCCACGCGCTCCTCGTCGACGCCGTGCGGCCGGGCGCGAAGGTCGCCGTCGTCG
- a CDS encoding DUF917 domain-containing protein — protein sequence MSDTTVPRTRLTEIRLEHLPAIARGAAILGTGGGGDPYIGRLLAAEAIRELGPIPLADPFDLPDDAVVIPVAMMGAPTVMVEKLPTVEQLQGAILSLARYLGVTPTHVACIEVGGANSTIPMVAAARMGLPLVDGDGMGRAFPEIQMVIPTIDGIRATPMSFADEKGNTGVVDTIDNAWAERLTRPVAVQMGSSMIMSNYAMTGAQIKTSFVPRTLSLCHELGTLVEEARDALVDPVEAVAGRLGGAVLLGGKVVDVARRTVAGFAKGEARIQGTGADEGREIVLGFQNEMLLASIDGVPVASTPDLIMVLDSETGEPITTETLRFGQRVRVVSAPADERWHSPRGIELAGPRYFGYDIDPVRSPVDVFPR from the coding sequence ATGTCTGACACGACCGTGCCCCGCACCCGCCTCACCGAGATCCGGCTGGAGCACCTTCCCGCCATCGCGCGCGGCGCCGCCATCCTCGGCACGGGCGGCGGCGGCGATCCCTACATCGGGCGCCTGCTCGCGGCCGAGGCGATCAGGGAGCTCGGCCCCATCCCGCTCGCCGACCCCTTCGACCTGCCGGACGACGCGGTCGTGATCCCCGTCGCGATGATGGGCGCGCCGACCGTGATGGTGGAGAAGCTGCCGACCGTCGAGCAGCTGCAGGGCGCGATCCTCTCCCTCGCCCGCTACCTCGGGGTGACGCCCACGCACGTCGCCTGCATCGAGGTGGGCGGCGCGAACTCCACCATCCCGATGGTCGCGGCGGCGCGCATGGGCCTGCCGCTCGTGGACGGCGACGGGATGGGACGCGCGTTCCCCGAGATCCAGATGGTGATCCCCACGATCGACGGCATCCGCGCCACGCCCATGTCCTTCGCCGACGAGAAGGGCAACACGGGCGTCGTCGACACCATCGACAACGCCTGGGCCGAGCGCCTCACCCGGCCGGTGGCGGTGCAGATGGGCAGCTCGATGATCATGTCGAACTACGCGATGACGGGCGCCCAGATCAAGACGTCCTTCGTGCCGCGCACGCTCTCGCTGTGCCACGAGCTCGGCACGCTGGTGGAGGAGGCGCGCGACGCGCTCGTCGACCCGGTGGAGGCGGTGGCCGGGCGACTCGGCGGCGCGGTGCTCCTCGGCGGCAAGGTCGTGGACGTGGCCCGGCGCACGGTCGCGGGCTTCGCGAAGGGCGAGGCCAGGATCCAGGGCACGGGCGCCGATGAGGGCCGCGAGATCGTGCTCGGCTTCCAGAACGAGATGCTGCTCGCCTCGATCGACGGGGTCCCCGTGGCCTCGACGCCCGACCTGATCATGGTGCTCGACAGCGAGACGGGCGAGCCGATCACGACGGAGACGCTCCGCTTCGGCCAGCGCGTGCGCGTGGTCTCCGCGCCGGCCGACGAGCGCTGGCACAGCCCGCGCGGCATCGAGCTCGCGGGGCCGCGGTACTTCGGCTACGACATCGATCCCGTCCGCTCCCCCGTCGACGTCTTCCCGCGGTAG